From Actinomyces procaprae:
CTTCTCAGCGACGGCCTTGACGAAGGTCGCGGCAGGACGGGCGTGGAGGCCGACCTTGGAGGCGATTGTGGCGGTGACCTGGGCCATATGTACTCCTTAGAGAGAACCGGGACCGGCGCCCGGGATGCAGGGACTGCACCTGTGCGCCGATACGAACCAGCACGACGGCTGATGTCACGCTCACACTACCCGACTTCACCGTGATGTGGCAGCGAATAACACCACGAATACGGGCACAGGCTCACTGATCGCCGTGAGCTGAGGTCTCGAACAGCAGATTGACCTGCTCGTTGTACCCGCTCAGCGTGGAGGCCGGCACCCGATCCACCCAGACCGCGTCCACCGCCGGCGTGATGATCGCGTTGACGTCGGCCCCGAAGTAGGTCAGCGGGAAGAAGAAGGTCTGCCCGCCCTCTTCCAAGTGCACCGTGAAGGCGTCGGTCGACAGCCCGGTCTCCTCGAACACCTCAATGGCCTTCTCGGTGGAGGAGGAGATGGCCGGGAAGACGATTCCGTACGAGGCGACGATGTCCTGCGCCTCGGCCGTACCCAGGAATGCCACCCACTGGGCGGCCAGGTCCACCTTGTCCGAGTCCTTGACGATCGAGTCTCCCAGTCCGTTGAACAAGGAGGCGCGGTTACCGTTGGGACCGATCGGGGTGGGGGCAATACCCACGTTGATGTCCAGGCCCGCGAAGGTGTTGAACATCCAGGCCCCGTGAATCGCCATGGCGATAGACCCCGAACCGAGCTGGATATCAGTGCTCGTGGCGTCGGAGAAGGCGCCGTTGGGGTTCAGGTAGCCCTTGTCCACCAGCCCGAAGTACCAGTCCAGGGTGCGCTGGAAGTCCTCCTCGTCGTAGCGGTAGTGGGTGCCCCAGGTCTCCTGGTCGGTGTAGTGCCAGTCCCCCACCGTGGCGGTGAAGGGGCTCCACTGGGTCTGGCCGTCGTTGGAGCCCGAGTCCTGAATGCCGAGGCCGTAAACGGCAACGTGCTTCGGATCGAAGCCCTCCTCGTCGCCGCGCACCCCGTTACGGTCCACGGTGAGCCGGGCAAGGATCCGCTCAAAGGTGCCGCCGTCGTCGGGGTTCCAGTCACAGGTCTGGATCTCCTCCTCGGAGATGCCCGCCTCGGCGAGCATGTCCTCGTTGTAGAACAGCGCCACCGTGTCCCAGTCCTTGGGGCAGCCGTACTGGTGACCGTCGTCGCCCTTCCACAGGTCCAGCAGACCCTCCTGGAAGGCGGACTCGTCGACGTCGGACCAGGCCGCCTGCTCATCCAGCGGGACCAGCACGTCCAGGTCCACGAACTGGGCGAATCTGGCGATGTGGTCGACGAACACGTCCGGGCCGGTGCCGGCGATGAAGCCGGCGGTCAGCTTGGTCCAGTAGTCGCCCCAGCCGATCTGGGTGATGTTGACGGTGATGCCCGTCTTCTCCTTGAAGCGCGCGGCGCAGGCCGCATAGGCGGGCTCCTGGCTCGCATCCCAGAGCCAGTAGTCGATGGAGTTGGACTTCGACTGCTCGTCACCGCCGGAGCAGGCCGCCAGCGTTGCTGCCGTGGCGCCGGCGAGCGCGCCTGCCAGCAGGCCTCGGCGGGTGAGCATGAGCTTGTTGTTCATCTCGTTCCTCACTTGATTCCGGTGAAGCCGATGGAGTTGACGATGCGCTTGGCCGCCGCCATGAACAGCAGCAGCATCGGAAGTGCGGCCACCAGGGTGGCCGCCATCAGTCCGGACCAGTCGGTGCCGGAGGTGGGCGCCTGGGACCGGAAGACGGCCACGGCCACGGTCAGCACGCGGGAGGAGTCCGTGTAGGACACCAGCAGCGGCCAGAAGTAGTCGTTCCAGGCGGTGATGTAGGTGATGATCGCCAGGGTGCTGATGGGTGCGGAGGCCATCGGCAGGATCAGCTGGAAGAAGACCCGGACCTTGGAGGCGCCGTCGAGCAGGGCGGCCTCCTCCAGCTCCCTGGGGATGTTCATGAAGAACTGGCGCAGGAAGAACACCGCGAACGGCGTCATGAACATGGTCGGCAGGGCCACGCCCAGCAGGTTGTCGATGAGCCCGATCTGCTTGACCAGCACGAAGTTGGGCAGCAGTGTGAAGATCGACGGCACCATCAGCGCCGCCAGGAACAGGGTGAATACCGCATCCCTCCCCCGCCAGCGCAGGCGGGCGAAGGAGTATGCGGCCATCGCGGAGAAGAAGACCTGACCCGCAGTGACCAGCGTGGACACGATCACCGAGTTGCGCAGGTAGATCCAGAAGTTCATGGAGGCGCCGGAGCCGCCGTCGGCCAGGGCCTCCTCGGTGGACTGCATGCCGAACACACGCGCGAAGCCGCGCAGGTTGAAGTCAACCGGCAGGATCGAGGTGGGATCGGAGGTGATCCCGGCATTGGAGGACAGCGCCGTGCGCAGCACCCAGTAGAAGGGCAGGATCGTGACGATCATGACCAGGGCCATGAAGATCCAGGCGATCACACGGCCAACAGACAGGCTGTTCTTACCGGAGCGCCTTTGCTCAGTCTTGGGGCTTGCCGCCGAGCCGGTGCCGGTGGTGGCGAGAGTGCTCATGGTTAGTCGTTCCTCTCAGTCCAGGTCGGTCTCGCCCGCACGGGTCATGCGGTACTGGAGAATCGTGATCGCGGCCAGGACGATCAGCAGCCCCACCGCCATCGCGGAGGCGTAGCCGAACTGGAAGCGCCCGAAGGCCATGTCGTAGATGTAGTACTGCAGCACGCGGCTGGCATTGACCGGACCGCCCTGGGTGGTCACCGACACGGTGTCGAACACCTGGAAGGAGCCGATCATCGTCATGATGAGCACCAGTGCCAGAATAGGGCGCAGCAGCGGCACCGTGATCTTCCAGAACATCGTCCACTCACTGGCGCCGTCCATCTTGCCGGCCTCGTAGACCGTGTTCGGAATCGACTGCAGTCCGGCGAAGATGAGCAGGGCGGTGTAGCCCACGTGCCGCCACACGTTGATCATCGCAATCGTGGGAATCGCCAGGGCGGAGGAGAAGAAGTTGACGTTCTCCCCGGTGATGGCCGAGATGATCTCATTGGAGATGCCCAGCGTGTTGTCCAGGATCCACAGCCACAGCATCGCGACGACGACGTTGGACACCAGGTAGGGGGTCAGCACGATCGAGCGGACCAGGGTCGACTGGGTCAGCCGCTGCATGAGCACGGCGATTATCAGTGCCAGCACCGTCTGGAAACCGATGTTGATCAGCACGTACTCGAGCGTCACCTTGACGGCGTTCCAGAAGATGGAGTCGCCCACCATGCGCTGGTAGTTGGCCAGACCGGTGAACTGCTCCGGCGTCAGCAGGTTGTACTCGGTGAAGGACAGCCAGATGCCCCTGATGAGGGGCCAGATGTAGAAGGCGACCAGACCGATGCCGGCGGGAATGATGAAGGCGATGCCAAGCAGGCGATCATCCTTCGGCTTCCTGCGCAGCGCCGATGGGGCCGCAGCGGTCGCTGTGGACATGGACGGTGCTCCGTTCCTGGCGAGGGGATGGATTTGGAGAATTGAAGAAGCGGATGGGATTACACGGCGCAGTGCCGACGACGCCGACGCGTACGCGCCAGGCCGTGTGATGCGGGCGCGGGGCCCGACCCGACGGCGGCCTCACACGGCGGTGACACGCACCAGGAGTGAGTGGTCGGGGTGAATGACGGGCAGCGACAACCCGGTAGCGGCCAGGTAGGCGCCGGGCAGGACCACGCCCTCGGGACGGGTCCAGGCGGCTGCGTAGGTGCTTCCCTCGTACAGGGGGGCGGCCAGTTCCACACGGTAGGTGCGCTCCGGGTCCAGCCCCGGAAGCGGGCGGGGGGCGCCCGGCCAGGTGAGTGCCTGCCCCAGGCCGGTCAGTCCGTACAGGGCTTCGGAGCGGTCGGCGGACACCACACCCTGGACGCGCACGGCGTCGTCCTCGTCGACGTCGGCGTGCACCACGGTCCCGGAGTGCAGCAGGGGGCGCAGCTGCTTGTGCAGGGCGATCAGCTCCGCCAGGCCCTGCTTGTCGGCGTCCGTGGCGGACAGCAGGTCCCATTCCACACCCATGTGACCCCACAGGGCGGTGGCGGCGCGGAATGAGACGTCCAGGCTGCGCAGCGTGGTGTGGTCGCGGCCGGCACCGACGTGGGTGCCGATCAGCTCGGGCGGCAGCAGGGTCATGGTGCCGCGGTTGATATTGGCGCGGTCGTGGGCGTCATTGCAGTCGGAGGTCCACACGCGCTGAGTGTGCTCGATGATCCCCAGGTCGATGCGGCCGCCGCCGCCGCAGCACGACTCGATCTCCAGCCCCGGGAACCGCTCGCGCAGGGCGTCCAGGAGGCGGTACAGGGCGAGGGTCTGCTCGTGGACCGCCGGGGCGCCGAAGCGGGTGCCGAGCGAGGCGTTGGGGGCCATGTGGCCGGCGGCGAGCACGGTGGAGTTGTGGTCCCACTTGATGTAGGCGATGTCGAGGCGCTCAACCAGGTCGGCGATGGCACCGAACAAGTACTCCCACGCTCCTGGCGCCGTCAGGTCCAGGACCCGCTGGTGACGGTGCTCGACAGCGCCCCCGGCGCCGTCGGAGAGGACCCAGTCGGGGTGGGCACGGGCCAGGTCGGAGTCCAGGTTGATCATCTCCGGCTCGAACCACAGGCCGAACTCCATGCCGAGACAGCGCACGTGCTCGGCGAGCGGTTCCAGGCCGGTGGGCCAGACCTCTGCGGACACCTGCCAGTCCCCCAGGCCGGAGGTGTCGTCCCGCCGGGAGCCGAACCAGCCGTCGTCGACGACGAAGCGCTCGACTCCAATCGCCGCGGCCTCATCCGCGAGTGCCTTGAGGGTGTCGAGGTCGTGGTTGAAGTAGACGGCCTCCCACACATTGAGGAGTACGGGCCGGGGCCGGGACGGGTAGGCGGGCAGGGCGCGCACGTGAGCGTGCGAGCGCGCGGCCAGGGCGTCCAGCCCCTCACCCCAGGAGCCCACCAGCCAGGGGGTGGTGTAGGACTGGCCGGAGCCGAGCACGACCTCACCGGGCTGGAGCAGCTCGCCCGCGCCGAGCAGCCGGTATCCCTGCGGCGGGTGGGAGGCGAGGGCGCGCGTGTTGCCGGACCAGGCCAGGTGGACGGCGTGCACGCGGCCGCGCCGCCAGCCGAATCCGGGCGTGCCGGCCGCCAACCAGGTGGCGGAGTCGTGTCCGGTGCGCCCCTCCCAGGACTCGCGCAGGCGGGTTCCGGGGGTGAATGGCGTGCGGACGATCTGGCGCTCGAAGGCGTGGTGGCCGGTGAAGTCCAGTAGCTCAGTGGCGTCGGCCGGAACCGGCAGCACGGGGGTCAGCTCGTCGATCTCCAGCGGTGCGGCGCCGGGGGCGGCGGTGTCGGCGACCTCGGCGCGCAGCCGCACCAGACCGGTGGGCTCCAGTCGCAGCACGGTGGTCAACTCGATGCCGTGGACCGGGTCGACGGCGGTGGAGGTGACGACGTCGGCCCGGCCGCCGGGAGCGTCGACCACCTCGACGGCGTGGGTGACGCTCTCGGGGTGCACGGAGAAGGCGGAGCCGTCCGCCCGGTGCAGCAGCACGGCGGGACGCGCGGACCACCCCAGGTGCGGGAGCGGCAGTACCGGCAGGTCCGGCGTCGTCCAGCTGTGGTTGGAACCGGTGCTCGTGTTCTGAGCGATGGCGACGTCGGCGAGTGCCGCGCCGTCCAGGTCGCCCAGGTCCTCGCCCCAGTGGCGCACCACCGGGTGGCGGTCGGGCATGAGGTCCAGGACGAGCGAGGTGCCGCCGCGGCGCAGGTGGACGGTACGAGAGTCGGACACGGCGTCTCCTTTGACATGGCTGGATTCGCGGATGGGTGGCGGTGCAGCCCGTTACCTGGGGCCGCTGCGATGCGGCCCGGGATGCGAAGATAATTTTATAGTCGAAGAAACAAGTGGCGTCAAGCGCGCGCGGATGTCTCGTCGGCGCTCGGGCAGGCGAGCACCCTCCCCACGGGCTCGTCCCCGAGGCACGAGTTCGGAGGCCTGCCCGCGCTGGGCACCCGCACGGCATCCGATACGCGTGGGCGATGCGAAAAGTCGTGCGCGTGACGCCGTCAGCTCGGCTCGTAGGGGGCGACGACGATCTCGACGCGCTGAAGCTCCTTGACGTCGGCGTAGCCGGTGGTGGCGAGTGTGCGCCGCAGGGCGCCCATGATGTTCAGGGTGCCGTCGGCGCGGTCCGAGGGTCCGGAGAGGATCTGCTCCATGGTGCCGACCGTGCCCACGTGGCTGCGGTAGCCGCGCGGCAGCCGCTCGTGGCGGGCCTCGGCGCCCCAGTGGTAGCCGCCGCCCGGGGCCTCCTGGGCGCGCGCGAGCGCAGCACCGAGCATCACGGCGTCGGCGCCGCAGGCGATGGCCTTGACGACGTCGCCGGAGTTGCCGACCGAGCCGTCGGCGATGACATGCACGTAGCGGCCGCCGGACTCGTCCATGTAGTCGCGGCGCGCGGCCGCCACGTCGGCGACGGCGGTGGCCATGGGCATGTGCAGGCCCAGTACCTGCCGCACGGACGAGGAGGCCCCGCCGCCCTGGCCGACGAGCACGCCCGCCGCGCCGGTGCGCATCAGGTGCAGGGCGGCGGTGTAGGTGGTTACGCCGCCGACCACCACGGGCACGTCCAGCTCATAGATGAAGCGCTTGAGGTTCAGTGGCTCGACCGAGCCGGACACGTGCTCGGCGGAGACCACCGAGCCGCGGATGACCAGCAGGTCGACCCCGGCGTCGACGACGGTGCGCCAGTGCCGCTGGGTCTGTGAGGGGCTGAGCCGCCCGGCGACGACGACGCCGGCCTCACGAATCTGCGCCAGCCGGGCGGCGATGAGCTCGGGCCGCACCGGTGGACGGTACACGTCCTGAAGCACGGCGGTGGCCTGCTCGGGCGCGGCGGTGCGGATGCGCTCCAGGGCGGGGGCCGGGTCCTCGTAGCGGGTCCACAGCCCCTCCAGGTCCAGTACGCCGATGCCGCCGAGCTTCCCCACCAGGATCGCGGTCTCGGGACTCATCACCGAGTCCATGGGCGAGGCCATCACCGGCAGGTCCACGTGGTAGGCGTCCAACTGCCAGCCGACGCGCACGTCCCGCACGTCGCGGGTGCGGCGCGCCGGGACCAGCGCGATGTCGTCGAAGGAGTAGGCCTGCCGGGCGCGCTTGTCCCGCCCGATCTCGATCTCACCGCTCATGAAGTGCATCGTAGCGAGCCTCACCCCGGACACCGGCGTCTCCGGCCGCGTCATTCGTGTCGGAGGCCGATGGCACACTCGGGCCATGAGCCAGCAACCACGCCCCGCCCGAACCGCCTCAGCCACCTGGACCGCCGGTCCACTACTCGGATTCGACACGGAGACCACCGGGGTGAGCCCCACCAGCGATCGGCTGGTGACGGCGGCGCTGGTCGCCCGGGGCCCGCGCGGCGCCGACGGCACGCGCACCCAGCAGGTAACCACCTGGCTGGCGGACCCGGGCGTGGCGATCCCCGCCTCCGCCACGGCCGTGCACGGCATCAGCACCGCGCGCGCCCGCGCCGAGGGGCGCCCGGTCGGCGAGGTACTGGAGGAGGTGGCCGCCGCGCTGGCGGCGGCGATGGCGGCGGGCACCCCGGTGGTCGCCTACAACGCCGCCTACGACCTGACCCTGCTGGAGGCGGAGCTGGCCCGCCACGGCCTGCCCACCATGCGGGAGCGGCTGGGCCGGGAGCTGGGGCCGGTGGTGGACCCGCTGGTCATCGACCGGCGGGTGGACCGCTACCGCAGGGGCAAGCGGCGCCTGACGGACTTGTGCTCCTACTACGGGATCGACCCCGAGGCAGCCGGCCTGCACACCGCCGAGGTGGATGTAGTCGCCACCCTGGATGTGCTGGACGCCATGGCCTACGCCCACCCGGAGATCGCCCGTATCCCGCGCGCGGAGCTGATGAGCTGGCAGGCGGCTGCGCACCGCGACTGGGCGGAGTCATTCAATGACTTCCTGCGCCGTCGCGGCCGCACCCCCGATGTGAGCCCGGCCTGGCCACTGCCCGACGGTGTGTGACGGCGGCGGGCCCGCTGACCAGGCCTTGCCACGCCCCCGGTCAGGAGTCGCGGCCGGTGTAGTTCGGGGCCTCGACGGTCATCTTCACATCGTGCGGGTGGGACTCCTTCAGGCCCGCCGCGGTGATGCGCACGAACTGGCCGTTGGCCTTCAACTCGGGGATGGTACGAGCACCCACGTAGAACATCGACTGGTGCAGGCCACCGACGAGCTGGTAGACCACATCCGCCAAGGAGCCCGAGAAGGGCACCTGCCCCTCGATGCCCTCGGGGATGATCTTGTCGTCCCCGGAGACGTCGGCCTGGAAGTAGCGGTCCTTGGAGTAGGACTTGCGGCCGCGCGAGCTCATCGCCCCGAGCGACCCCATGCCCCGGTAGCGCTTCCACTGCTTGCCGTTGACGAACACCAGGTCGCCGGGCGACTCGGTGCAGCCGGCCAGCAGGGAGCCGAGCATGACGGTGTCCGCCCCGGCCACCAGCGCCTTGGCGATGTCACCGGAGTACTGCAGTCCGCCGTCGGCAATCAGCGGCACACCCGCCGGGGTGCAGGCGCGGGCGGCCTCGTAGACGGCGGTCACCTGGGGCACACCCACGCCGGCGACCACGCGGGTGGTGCAGATCGAACCGGGCCCCACCCCCACCTTGACGGCGTCCACGCCGGCGTCGATCAGCGCCTGGGCGCCCTCGCGAGTGGCCACGTTGCCACCGATCACCTCGATGCCGGAGAAGGCCGGGTCGGACTTCAGGCGGGAGATCATCTCCAGGGCCAGCCTGGCCCCGCCGTTGGCGGTGTCCACCACGATCACGTCCACGCCGGCGTCGGCCAGGGCGCCGGCCCGCTCCCAGGTGTCACCCCAGTAGCCGACGGCCGCACCGACCACGAGGCGGCCCGCCTCGTCCTTGGTGGCATTGGGGTACTGCTCGGTCTTGACGAAGTCCTTGACGGTGATCAGCCCGGACAGACGGCCGTCGGCGTCGATGATCGGCAGCTTCTCAATGCGGTGCTCAGCCAGCAGTGCCTTGGCGTCCTCACGGGAGATGCCCGCCGGTCCGGTAATCAGTCGCTCACGCGGGGTCATGCACTCCCGCACGGTCAGCGTGTCCCAGCGCTCGGGCGGCACGAAACGCAGATCGCGGTTGGTGATGATGCCCAGCAGGTTCCCGGCGTCGTCCACGACCGGCAGGCCGGAGACCTTGTAGTGGCCGCACAGCTCGTCCAGCTGGGCAATGGTGGCGTCCGGGCCCACCGTGACCGGATCGGAGACCATGCCGGACTCCGAGCGCTTGACGCGGCGCACGTGCTGGGCCTGCTCCTCGATCGACAGGTTGCGGTGCAGGATGCCGATACCGCCCTGCCGGGCCATGGCGATGGCCATGTCGGACTCGGTGACCGTGTCCATCGCGGCGCTCAGCAGCGGGGTGGCCAGGGAGATCTTGCGGGTCAGGCGGGAGGTCGTATCAACCTCGGAGGGGATGACGTCCGTCAGCCTGGGCAGCAGGAGAACGTCGTCGTAGGTCAGACCGGTGGGGGCGAAGATGTCGGGGCTGGTGATCGAGTCGCTCACGGATGCATCGTAAAACCCGCGCGGCGGCCGACGCACGTCGGAGACCCGCCACAGTCCGCCCTCCCTCCTCCCCCGCACACGGCTGTGGGGCGGCAGGCACGTGCCTGCCGCCCCACAGTGAGACGTAGAAGCCGGGTCGGCTACCGGGTCAGCGGGTGACGACCGCCAGGACGTCACGGGCGGACAGGATCAGGTAGTCCTCGCCGTCGTACCGGACCTCGGTGCCGCCGTACTTGGAGTAGATGACGACGTCGCCCTCGGCGACGTCAACCGGGATGCGCTTGCCGGAGTCGTCAACACGGCCCGGGCCCACGGCCAGAACCTTGCCCTCCTGCGGCTTCTCCTTGGCGGTGTCCGGAATGACCAGCCCGGACGCGGTGGTCTGCTCGGCCTCGACCGTCTGCACGACGATGCGGTCCTCGAGCGGCTTGATGGAGATCGACATGCGTTCTCCCCTTCTCGCTTCTTGAGTATGGAATGACTGGATGCCGCATCCCGGGAGCGCCGAGCCGCCGTCGCGGGGGTCGGTCCGGCACACAAGAGCTGCGGGTCGCACGAGAGGCCGAAGCACCTCGCGCGCCGAAAGAGAATCTACGCGCACCGTTAGCACTCAGTCAACGCGAGTGCTAAAGCGCACCTCCCGGTTCGCCGTCGGCGTGCGGCACCCGCCGCGCCCACCGGCACGACGACGCCCACCGCGACGGCGGGGCTCACCCCTTCCGATTCCCACGAGTCCAGGTGATGGCATCATCCACGGTGGTCTCGCGGTCCCCGAGCAGCGGCGTCCGGTCGGTGAGCACGTCCCACCCGGCCTTCACCGCCGCCCCGCGCTCACGCAGCCAGCTGTAGGTCCAGGTGCTGCGATTGGCGCGGGCCCGCGTGTCACCCACCCCGGCGGCATCCACGCCCACGGCCCGGCACACGGCCACCGCGCGGGCCTCGTGGAAGTCCTGACTGACGAGGATCGCCTCGGACACGCCGAACACCTCCCGCGCCCGCACACAGGTGGCGTAAGTGTCGAAGCCGGCGTAGTCGACGGCGATCGCCTCACTCGGCATCCCCACGGACACCAGGTACTCGTACATCGCGATCGGCTCGTTGTAGCTGGCCTGACCGTTGTCGCCGGACACGAGGATCGCGTCCACACGCCCCGACTCGTACAGGTCGGCGGCCACATCCAGCCGGTAGCGCAGCCACGGGGAGGGCTCGCCGGAGGAGTAG
This genomic window contains:
- a CDS encoding carbohydrate ABC transporter permease; amino-acid sequence: MSTATAAAPSALRRKPKDDRLLGIAFIIPAGIGLVAFYIWPLIRGIWLSFTEYNLLTPEQFTGLANYQRMVGDSIFWNAVKVTLEYVLINIGFQTVLALIIAVLMQRLTQSTLVRSIVLTPYLVSNVVVAMLWLWILDNTLGISNEIISAITGENVNFFSSALAIPTIAMINVWRHVGYTALLIFAGLQSIPNTVYEAGKMDGASEWTMFWKITVPLLRPILALVLIMTMIGSFQVFDTVSVTTQGGPVNASRVLQYYIYDMAFGRFQFGYASAMAVGLLIVLAAITILQYRMTRAGETDLD
- a CDS encoding ABC transporter substrate-binding protein, translating into MNNKLMLTRRGLLAGALAGATAATLAACSGGDEQSKSNSIDYWLWDASQEPAYAACAARFKEKTGITVNITQIGWGDYWTKLTAGFIAGTGPDVFVDHIARFAQFVDLDVLVPLDEQAAWSDVDESAFQEGLLDLWKGDDGHQYGCPKDWDTVALFYNEDMLAEAGISEEEIQTCDWNPDDGGTFERILARLTVDRNGVRGDEEGFDPKHVAVYGLGIQDSGSNDGQTQWSPFTATVGDWHYTDQETWGTHYRYDEEDFQRTLDWYFGLVDKGYLNPNGAFSDATSTDIQLGSGSIAMAIHGAWMFNTFAGLDINVGIAPTPIGPNGNRASLFNGLGDSIVKDSDKVDLAAQWVAFLGTAEAQDIVASYGIVFPAISSSTEKAIEVFEETGLSTDAFTVHLEEGGQTFFFPLTYFGADVNAIITPAVDAVWVDRVPASTLSGYNEQVNLLFETSAHGDQ
- a CDS encoding GuaB3 family IMP dehydrogenase-related protein; the protein is MSGEIEIGRDKRARQAYSFDDIALVPARRTRDVRDVRVGWQLDAYHVDLPVMASPMDSVMSPETAILVGKLGGIGVLDLEGLWTRYEDPAPALERIRTAAPEQATAVLQDVYRPPVRPELIAARLAQIREAGVVVAGRLSPSQTQRHWRTVVDAGVDLLVIRGSVVSAEHVSGSVEPLNLKRFIYELDVPVVVGGVTTYTAALHLMRTGAAGVLVGQGGGASSSVRQVLGLHMPMATAVADVAAARRDYMDESGGRYVHVIADGSVGNSGDVVKAIACGADAVMLGAALARAQEAPGGGYHWGAEARHERLPRGYRSHVGTVGTMEQILSGPSDRADGTLNIMGALRRTLATTGYADVKELQRVEIVVAPYEPS
- a CDS encoding alpha-galactosidase, translating into MSDSRTVHLRRGGTSLVLDLMPDRHPVVRHWGEDLGDLDGAALADVAIAQNTSTGSNHSWTTPDLPVLPLPHLGWSARPAVLLHRADGSAFSVHPESVTHAVEVVDAPGGRADVVTSTAVDPVHGIELTTVLRLEPTGLVRLRAEVADTAAPGAAPLEIDELTPVLPVPADATELLDFTGHHAFERQIVRTPFTPGTRLRESWEGRTGHDSATWLAAGTPGFGWRRGRVHAVHLAWSGNTRALASHPPQGYRLLGAGELLQPGEVVLGSGQSYTTPWLVGSWGEGLDALAARSHAHVRALPAYPSRPRPVLLNVWEAVYFNHDLDTLKALADEAAAIGVERFVVDDGWFGSRRDDTSGLGDWQVSAEVWPTGLEPLAEHVRCLGMEFGLWFEPEMINLDSDLARAHPDWVLSDGAGGAVEHRHQRVLDLTAPGAWEYLFGAIADLVERLDIAYIKWDHNSTVLAAGHMAPNASLGTRFGAPAVHEQTLALYRLLDALRERFPGLEIESCCGGGGRIDLGIIEHTQRVWTSDCNDAHDRANINRGTMTLLPPELIGTHVGAGRDHTTLRSLDVSFRAATALWGHMGVEWDLLSATDADKQGLAELIALHKQLRPLLHSGTVVHADVDEDDAVRVQGVVSADRSEALYGLTGLGQALTWPGAPRPLPGLDPERTYRVELAAPLYEGSTYAAAWTRPEGVVLPGAYLAATGLSLPVIHPDHSLLVRVTAV
- a CDS encoding carbohydrate ABC transporter permease; the protein is MSTLATTGTGSAASPKTEQRRSGKNSLSVGRVIAWIFMALVMIVTILPFYWVLRTALSSNAGITSDPTSILPVDFNLRGFARVFGMQSTEEALADGGSGASMNFWIYLRNSVIVSTLVTAGQVFFSAMAAYSFARLRWRGRDAVFTLFLAALMVPSIFTLLPNFVLVKQIGLIDNLLGVALPTMFMTPFAVFFLRQFFMNIPRELEEAALLDGASKVRVFFQLILPMASAPISTLAIITYITAWNDYFWPLLVSYTDSSRVLTVAVAVFRSQAPTSGTDWSGLMAATLVAALPMLLLFMAAAKRIVNSIGFTGIK
- a CDS encoding SanA/YdcF family protein — encoded protein: MARGDRRRRWRWVLGGLLALAVTAVALPNAWIWASAAGHVTEHGAADDDATAPVAIVLGASVYSSGEPSPWLRYRLDVAADLYESGRVDAILVSGDNGQASYNEPIAMYEYLVSVGMPSEAIAVDYAGFDTYATCVRAREVFGVSEAILVSQDFHEARAVAVCRAVGVDAAGVGDTRARANRSTWTYSWLRERGAAVKAGWDVLTDRTPLLGDRETTVDDAITWTRGNRKG
- a CDS encoding exonuclease domain-containing protein; translated protein: MSQQPRPARTASATWTAGPLLGFDTETTGVSPTSDRLVTAALVARGPRGADGTRTQQVTTWLADPGVAIPASATAVHGISTARARAEGRPVGEVLEEVAAALAAAMAAGTPVVAYNAAYDLTLLEAELARHGLPTMRERLGRELGPVVDPLVIDRRVDRYRRGKRRLTDLCSYYGIDPEAAGLHTAEVDVVATLDVLDAMAYAHPEIARIPRAELMSWQAAAHRDWAESFNDFLRRRGRTPDVSPAWPLPDGV
- the groES gene encoding co-chaperone GroES, which produces MSISIKPLEDRIVVQTVEAEQTTASGLVIPDTAKEKPQEGKVLAVGPGRVDDSGKRIPVDVAEGDVVIYSKYGGTEVRYDGEDYLILSARDVLAVVTR
- the guaB gene encoding IMP dehydrogenase, translated to MSDSITSPDIFAPTGLTYDDVLLLPRLTDVIPSEVDTTSRLTRKISLATPLLSAAMDTVTESDMAIAMARQGGIGILHRNLSIEEQAQHVRRVKRSESGMVSDPVTVGPDATIAQLDELCGHYKVSGLPVVDDAGNLLGIITNRDLRFVPPERWDTLTVRECMTPRERLITGPAGISREDAKALLAEHRIEKLPIIDADGRLSGLITVKDFVKTEQYPNATKDEAGRLVVGAAVGYWGDTWERAGALADAGVDVIVVDTANGGARLALEMISRLKSDPAFSGIEVIGGNVATREGAQALIDAGVDAVKVGVGPGSICTTRVVAGVGVPQVTAVYEAARACTPAGVPLIADGGLQYSGDIAKALVAGADTVMLGSLLAGCTESPGDLVFVNGKQWKRYRGMGSLGAMSSRGRKSYSKDRYFQADVSGDDKIIPEGIEGQVPFSGSLADVVYQLVGGLHQSMFYVGARTIPELKANGQFVRITAAGLKESHPHDVKMTVEAPNYTGRDS